From Rhodococcus antarcticus, the proteins below share one genomic window:
- a CDS encoding lysophospholipid acyltransferase family protein, which produces MSGPGARVIPLHPQGTTDLPAPESLDEPVAVPEPSAVQRQVAGAAAFLRRRLTGDYTVDEFGFDPDLNDHVMIPALRPLYDTWFRVEVSGLHNVPSEGAALVVANHSGVIPLDALMTTVALHDHHPASRSLRMLAADLALATPVLGSLTRKAGHTLACAPDAERLLNAGEVVGVWPEGFKGIGKPFADRYKLQRFGRGGFVSAALRTGAPIIPCSIVGAEETYPMIGDIRFLARLLGFPYFPVTPLFPLLGPLGVVPLPSKWYIEFGEPIETTELGPAAAEDPMLVFNLTDQVRETIQQTLYRLLSQRRGVFTG; this is translated from the coding sequence GTGAGCGGCCCCGGGGCCCGGGTGATCCCGCTGCACCCGCAGGGCACGACCGACCTGCCCGCCCCGGAGTCCCTCGACGAGCCGGTGGCGGTCCCGGAGCCCTCGGCGGTGCAGCGCCAGGTGGCCGGGGCGGCAGCGTTCCTGCGGCGACGTCTGACCGGGGACTACACCGTGGACGAGTTCGGCTTCGACCCCGACCTCAACGACCACGTGATGATCCCGGCCCTGCGGCCGCTCTACGACACGTGGTTCCGGGTCGAGGTGTCGGGCCTGCACAACGTGCCGTCGGAGGGGGCGGCGCTGGTGGTGGCCAACCACTCCGGGGTGATCCCGCTGGACGCCCTGATGACCACCGTGGCCCTGCACGACCACCACCCCGCGTCGCGATCGCTGCGGATGCTGGCCGCGGACCTGGCGCTGGCGACTCCCGTGCTGGGCAGCCTCACCCGCAAGGCGGGGCACACCCTGGCCTGCGCTCCCGACGCGGAGCGCCTGCTCAACGCGGGGGAGGTGGTCGGGGTGTGGCCGGAGGGCTTCAAGGGCATCGGAAAACCCTTCGCGGACCGCTACAAGCTCCAGCGGTTCGGGCGGGGCGGCTTCGTCTCCGCTGCGCTGCGCACGGGGGCGCCCATCATCCCGTGCTCCATCGTGGGGGCGGAGGAGACCTACCCGATGATCGGCGACATCCGGTTCCTCGCCCGCCTGCTGGGGTTCCCCTACTTCCCGGTGACCCCGTTGTTCCCGCTGCTGGGTCCGCTGGGTGTCGTCCCGCTGCCGTCGAAGTGGTACATCGAGTTCGGCGAGCCCATCGAGACCACCGAGCTCGGCCCGGCGGCGGCCGAGGACCCGATGCTGGTGTTCAACCTCACCGACCAGGTGCGCGAGACGATCCAGCAGACGCTCTACCGGCTGCTCTCCCAGCGCCGGGGCGTGTTCACCGGCTGA
- a CDS encoding HAD family hydrolase, translating into MTVASATGRFRRSTPTPAQLRATAAGEASADAAMAQVALDNAGDGHPADTLVVPRDLTAAAFFDVDNTMIMGASIFHFARGLAARKYFTGSDLAGMAWKQLLFRVSGRESATSVATGREQALSFVAGRETAEITRLGEEIFDELIADKIWAGTRALAQMHLDAGQQVWLVTATPVELAQIIARRLGLTGALGTVAESADGVFTGRLVGDILHGPAKAQAVRALAAREGLNLRRCTAYSDSHNDVPMLSAVGTAVAVNPDQDLRELARARGWQVRDFRTGRRAARIGVPSVLGAGAVAGAVAAGISHRRNA; encoded by the coding sequence GTGACCGTGGCCAGCGCGACCGGCCGGTTCCGCCGCTCCACCCCCACTCCCGCCCAGCTGCGCGCGACCGCCGCGGGCGAGGCCAGCGCGGACGCCGCGATGGCCCAGGTCGCCCTGGACAACGCCGGGGACGGCCACCCGGCCGACACCCTGGTGGTGCCGCGGGACCTCACCGCAGCCGCCTTCTTCGACGTCGACAACACCATGATCATGGGCGCGTCGATCTTCCACTTCGCCCGCGGCCTCGCGGCCCGCAAGTACTTCACCGGGTCCGACCTCGCCGGGATGGCGTGGAAGCAGCTCCTGTTCCGGGTCAGCGGCAGGGAGAGCGCCACCAGCGTCGCCACCGGCCGCGAGCAGGCCCTCTCCTTCGTCGCCGGCCGAGAGACCGCGGAGATCACCCGGCTCGGCGAGGAGATCTTCGACGAGCTCATCGCCGACAAGATCTGGGCGGGCACCCGGGCGCTGGCCCAGATGCACCTCGACGCGGGTCAGCAGGTGTGGCTGGTGACGGCCACCCCGGTGGAGCTGGCGCAGATCATCGCGCGCCGCCTGGGGCTCACCGGGGCGCTCGGCACGGTCGCCGAGAGCGCGGACGGCGTCTTCACCGGCCGGCTCGTCGGCGACATCCTGCACGGGCCGGCCAAGGCCCAGGCGGTGCGGGCGCTGGCGGCGCGGGAGGGACTCAACCTGCGTCGGTGCACGGCCTACTCCGACAGCCACAACGACGTGCCGATGCTCTCCGCCGTCGGCACCGCCGTCGCGGTGAACCCGGACCAGGACCTGCGCGAGCTCGCGCGCGCCCGCGGCTGGCAGGTGCGCGACTTCCGCACCGGGCGCCGCGCCGCGCGGATCGGTGTCCCCTCCGTCCTCGGCGCGGGTGCAGTGGCCGGTGCGGTCGCGGCCGGGATCAGCCACCGCCGCAACGCCTGA
- a CDS encoding DUF5667 domain-containing protein, whose amino-acid sequence MEPALQPERPGRGAPRSDAPSPDLLPTGTNGAPPDLQDLTSDELRVVASIAALAPALSPSSNARDRMRTRVLAGLADGAPTVVPGAAPSTGPAATPGSVEQVQVERVEQVQVVELAARRRTGHGARGRFLVAAAAALCLVVALSGISLVLSRDALPGDALYSLKRAGETTRLELTFGDVDRGLRHLDYAARRVDELGALVDRASSSALGTGSGGVVLVAVEQVDPATVGTLLDDVDSQSTAGSGLLTTTGVAGDPTALSSLATWAQGQSARLDALRAQLPSAAQPRLDSSVGVLEQVRGRADALSARLACSPITSGRTDDLGPLPATTACSSAAGTTGTAPTAPVLPPSTATTGAAAPDAQQGGGTGSGPGGSDPGSTGPGSTGPGSTGPGSTAPGSGGQDPGGVAGTVPAAPTQPALPLPLPTGGTSVPPLPLPVPSLLPSTVSVPLPIIPPVTIGPILPGLPPITIGG is encoded by the coding sequence GTGGAGCCCGCACTGCAGCCTGAACGCCCGGGTCGAGGAGCACCTCGCTCCGACGCCCCGTCCCCGGACCTGCTCCCCACCGGCACCAACGGTGCCCCACCCGACCTGCAGGACCTCACCTCCGACGAGCTGCGGGTCGTGGCCTCGATCGCTGCCCTGGCGCCCGCGCTCTCCCCGTCGTCCAACGCCCGTGACCGCATGCGGACGCGGGTGCTCGCCGGCCTGGCGGACGGGGCTCCCACCGTCGTCCCCGGTGCTGCGCCCTCCACCGGTCCGGCGGCCACGCCCGGGTCGGTCGAGCAGGTGCAGGTCGAGCGGGTCGAGCAGGTCCAGGTTGTCGAGCTGGCAGCCCGTCGACGCACCGGTCACGGCGCTCGTGGCCGCTTCCTGGTCGCCGCGGCGGCCGCCCTCTGCCTGGTGGTCGCGCTCAGCGGCATCAGCCTGGTGCTGAGCCGCGACGCCCTGCCCGGGGACGCCCTCTACTCCCTGAAGCGGGCCGGCGAGACCACCCGGCTCGAGCTCACCTTCGGCGACGTCGACCGCGGCCTGCGGCACCTGGACTACGCCGCCCGGCGGGTGGACGAGCTCGGCGCCCTGGTCGACCGCGCCAGCAGCTCGGCCCTCGGGACCGGCAGCGGCGGGGTCGTCCTCGTCGCGGTCGAGCAGGTCGATCCCGCGACGGTGGGCACGCTCCTCGACGACGTCGACTCCCAGTCCACCGCCGGCTCCGGCCTGCTCACCACGACCGGCGTGGCGGGCGACCCGACGGCACTGAGCTCCCTCGCCACCTGGGCACAGGGCCAGTCCGCCCGCCTGGACGCGCTGCGTGCGCAGCTGCCCAGCGCCGCGCAGCCCCGCCTCGACTCCTCCGTCGGGGTGCTCGAGCAGGTCCGGGGCCGGGCGGATGCCCTCAGCGCCCGCCTGGCCTGCAGCCCGATCACCAGCGGCAGGACCGACGACCTCGGGCCGCTGCCGGCGACCACGGCCTGCTCCAGCGCCGCCGGCACCACGGGCACCGCCCCGACAGCCCCGGTGCTCCCGCCGTCGACGGCCACCACCGGTGCGGCCGCGCCGGACGCACAGCAGGGCGGCGGTACCGGGTCCGGCCCGGGGGGGTCCGACCCAGGCTCCACAGGTCCGGGCTCCACAGGTCCGGGCTCCACAGGTCCGGGCTCCACGGCTCCGGGCTCCGGCGGTCAGGACCCCGGCGGCGTCGCCGGCACCGTGCCAGCCGCACCCACCCAGCCCGCGCTGCCGCTGCCGCTGCCCACGGGAGGCACCAGCGTCCCCCCGCTGCCCCTGCCGGTCCCGTCGCTGCTGCCGTCCACCGTCTCCGTCCCGCTGCCGATCATCCCCCCGGTGACCATCGGACCGATCCTGCCCGGGCTGCCCCCCATCACCATCGGAGGCTGA
- a CDS encoding sigma-70 family RNA polymerase sigma factor, which translates to MSARPLSSAPSPRDGADPVEPPRTDPVDPAAPALEIVAEPHPLGRTDAEERDVLATWALVHAAQAGDTAAFGALYDRYVDMVFRFVLYRVGDRLLAEDLTSEAFLRALRRITSVSYQGKDVGAWFVTIARNLVLDHVKSSRYRLEVTTSEFRDSDSSDDPEAEVVAGAVNAALMECVDQLGEDQRECISLRFLQGLSVAETAVVMGRNEGAVKALQHRAVRRLASLVPADLR; encoded by the coding sequence GTGAGCGCGCGACCGTTGTCCAGCGCCCCCAGCCCCCGCGACGGCGCCGATCCGGTCGAGCCCCCCAGGACCGACCCCGTCGACCCGGCAGCACCTGCGCTGGAGATCGTGGCCGAGCCGCACCCGCTGGGCCGCACCGACGCCGAGGAGCGCGACGTGCTGGCGACGTGGGCGCTGGTGCACGCGGCCCAGGCCGGCGACACGGCCGCCTTCGGCGCCCTCTACGACCGCTACGTCGACATGGTCTTCCGGTTCGTCCTCTACCGCGTGGGCGACCGGCTGCTCGCCGAGGACCTCACCAGCGAGGCGTTCCTGCGAGCGCTGCGCCGGATCACCTCGGTGAGCTACCAGGGCAAGGACGTCGGCGCGTGGTTCGTCACCATCGCCCGCAACCTCGTGCTCGACCACGTGAAGTCCAGCCGCTACCGGCTGGAGGTGACCACCTCGGAGTTCCGCGACTCCGACTCCTCCGACGACCCCGAGGCGGAGGTGGTCGCCGGCGCGGTGAACGCCGCGCTGATGGAGTGCGTGGACCAGCTCGGGGAGGACCAGCGCGAGTGCATCTCCCTCCGCTTCCTGCAGGGTCTCTCCGTCGCCGAGACGGCCGTGGTGATGGGACGCAACGAGGGTGCGGTCAAGGCGCTGCAGCACCGCGCCGTCCGTCGCCTGGCCAGCCTCGTCCCGGCTGACCTCCGCTGA
- a CDS encoding glutaredoxin family protein, with protein MPTPSRITLLTRAGCTACDAAADRLDEICGELGLVWASLDVDAAAGSGDRETRAEFGDRLPVVLLDGREHSYGGVDESRLRHDLQLG; from the coding sequence GTGCCCACCCCTTCTCGCATCACGCTGCTCACCCGCGCGGGGTGCACCGCGTGCGACGCGGCAGCCGACCGGCTCGACGAGATCTGCGGGGAGCTGGGCCTGGTGTGGGCGTCGCTCGACGTGGATGCGGCCGCGGGCAGTGGCGACCGGGAGACCCGCGCGGAGTTCGGCGACCGGCTGCCGGTGGTGCTCCTGGACGGGCGGGAGCACAGCTACGGCGGCGTCGACGAGTCACGGTTGCGACACGATCTCCAGCTCGGTTGA
- a CDS encoding molybdopterin-dependent oxidoreductase — protein sequence MSEQQNPRISVPASILVGVLAVGAALGISNLVAGLVNPPSTPFLAVGNAAIDRTPKGLREFGISTFGANDKPVLLLGVGITMVILGVVAGLISRRRALPGVILVVVLGVVGLVAVNSRPNTTTVGLVSPVVAAVAGVAALLLLRRATLARSGHVLTAKNATATELAAASHPAADGTPVDEPAGSSHGVSRRGFLGTSAGVAVVAGAAGYGGQLLGRVDIASSQAGVGTIAAPDPLPALKASADFSADKGLPFITSNADFYRVDIALGDGPALTTQDWSLRIHGMVDKEITLSFAELIARPLIEKRLTFTCISYVIGSELVSTADWVGVSLTDLIKEAGPQGGADQIFSTSSDGYTASTPLAAVLEADRGAMLAVNMNGEPLPQVHGFPVRMIVPGFYGYCSATKWLVDIEVTSFADKKAYWTTRDYAATAPVKTGSKIVFPKGLTEPVPTGTVSATGVAWSQPNGISKVEVQFENGSWMEARLADDEGPSTWRMWRIDLPNVSAGNHFLSCRAYDGNGQLQTDVMSPVLPDGQSGLHRINFSAR from the coding sequence ATGAGTGAGCAGCAGAACCCCCGCATCTCGGTACCCGCCTCGATCCTCGTGGGAGTACTGGCAGTTGGTGCGGCACTAGGGATCTCGAACCTGGTCGCCGGTCTCGTCAACCCGCCGTCGACGCCGTTCCTCGCAGTCGGCAACGCGGCGATCGACCGGACGCCCAAGGGGCTCCGTGAGTTCGGCATCAGCACGTTCGGGGCCAACGACAAGCCCGTGCTGCTGCTCGGCGTCGGCATCACCATGGTGATCCTGGGCGTCGTCGCAGGGCTGATCTCCCGGCGCCGGGCGCTGCCGGGGGTGATCCTGGTCGTCGTTCTCGGCGTGGTCGGGCTGGTGGCCGTCAACAGCCGCCCGAACACCACCACCGTCGGCCTCGTCTCTCCCGTGGTCGCCGCGGTGGCCGGAGTGGCGGCCCTGCTGCTGCTGCGGCGGGCCACGCTGGCCCGCTCCGGGCACGTCCTCACGGCCAAGAACGCCACCGCCACCGAGCTCGCCGCAGCCTCGCACCCGGCCGCGGACGGCACCCCGGTCGACGAGCCCGCGGGAAGCTCGCACGGGGTGTCCCGGCGTGGCTTCCTGGGCACCTCGGCCGGGGTCGCGGTGGTGGCCGGTGCGGCCGGCTACGGCGGACAGCTGCTCGGCCGCGTCGACATCGCGAGCTCGCAGGCCGGCGTGGGCACGATCGCCGCGCCCGACCCACTTCCGGCTCTCAAGGCCTCCGCCGACTTCTCCGCCGACAAGGGACTGCCGTTCATCACCTCGAACGCGGACTTCTACCGGGTGGACATCGCCCTCGGTGACGGTCCCGCGCTGACCACGCAGGACTGGTCGCTGCGCATCCACGGCATGGTGGACAAGGAGATCACCCTCAGCTTCGCCGAGCTGATCGCCCGGCCGCTCATCGAGAAGCGCCTCACGTTCACCTGCATCTCCTACGTCATCGGCAGCGAGCTCGTGAGCACCGCCGACTGGGTGGGGGTCTCGCTGACCGACCTGATCAAGGAGGCCGGACCGCAGGGCGGCGCCGACCAGATCTTCTCCACGAGCAGCGACGGGTACACCGCCAGCACGCCGCTGGCCGCGGTGCTGGAGGCCGACCGCGGTGCGATGCTCGCGGTGAACATGAACGGCGAGCCGCTGCCCCAGGTGCACGGGTTCCCGGTCCGGATGATCGTGCCGGGCTTCTACGGCTACTGCTCGGCCACCAAGTGGCTGGTCGACATCGAGGTGACGTCGTTCGCCGACAAGAAGGCCTACTGGACCACGCGCGACTACGCGGCGACCGCACCGGTGAAGACCGGGTCGAAGATCGTCTTCCCGAAGGGGCTCACCGAGCCCGTCCCCACCGGGACGGTGTCCGCCACCGGGGTCGCGTGGTCGCAGCCCAACGGCATCTCCAAGGTCGAGGTCCAGTTCGAGAACGGCAGCTGGATGGAGGCCCGCCTCGCCGACGACGAGGGGCCGAGCACGTGGCGGATGTGGCGGATCGACCTGCCCAACGTCAGCGCCGGCAACCACTTCCTCTCCTGCCGCGCCTACGACGGAAACGGTCAGCTCCAGACCGACGTCATGAGCCCGGTGCTCCCCGACGGACAGTCGGGCCTGCACCGCATCAACTTCTCGGCGCGCTGA
- a CDS encoding fasciclin domain-containing protein, which yields MKKTQRLAAVGALAALTLTISACSSGETASTTSSSTTASAAKTTTAAPSSSKAATAGSADGVTKIDQIFGPACSQVPTTGPGSAAGMVDAAVGTAASNNPLFKTLTAAVTAAGLVPTLNDTKAAYTVFGPIDSAFTALPAGTLDKLLADPSGQLTTILTYHVIPKRYDAAGLVAAGSVKSVQGGEVKITGTAAAPLINGNEVLCGNIPTANATVFAIGTVLTPPAK from the coding sequence GTGAAGAAGACCCAGCGCCTCGCGGCAGTCGGCGCCCTCGCCGCCCTCACCCTCACCATCTCGGCCTGCAGCAGCGGGGAGACGGCGTCCACGACGTCGAGCTCCACCACCGCATCTGCCGCCAAGACCACCACCGCGGCGCCCTCCTCCTCGAAGGCCGCCACCGCCGGCTCGGCCGACGGCGTCACCAAGATCGACCAGATCTTCGGCCCGGCCTGCTCGCAGGTCCCCACCACGGGCCCCGGCTCCGCGGCCGGCATGGTCGACGCGGCCGTCGGCACCGCCGCCAGCAACAACCCGCTGTTCAAGACCCTCACCGCAGCGGTCACCGCGGCCGGCCTGGTCCCGACCCTGAACGACACCAAGGCGGCCTACACGGTCTTCGGCCCGATCGACTCCGCCTTCACGGCGCTGCCGGCCGGCACCCTCGACAAGCTCCTGGCCGACCCGTCGGGCCAGCTCACCACGATCCTGACCTACCACGTCATCCCCAAGCGCTACGACGCCGCCGGCCTGGTCGCCGCCGGTTCCGTCAAGTCCGTGCAGGGTGGCGAGGTCAAGATCACCGGCACCGCCGCCGCTCCCCTCATCAACGGCAACGAGGTCCTCTGCGGCAACATCCCGACCGCGAACGCCACCGTGTTCGCCATCGGCACCGTCCTGACCCCGCCGGCGAAGTAG